Proteins encoded together in one Lathyrus oleraceus cultivar Zhongwan6 chromosome 5, CAAS_Psat_ZW6_1.0, whole genome shotgun sequence window:
- the LOC127083439 gene encoding amine oxidase [copper-containing] gamma 2: MDARNMLRFLVLSFGLTLVLLLTWFHLPTSFLNKEALDCNVYSGWCTSKNRFQSSNPINKPTFSTHNRKQRHESDVPRHPLDPLTIQEFNEVRTILATHPLFKSSNSYTLNSVVLDEPEKELVLKWRKGQPLLPRKVSVVALVKGIAHTLIVDLSRSQVTNETRSPSSGYPTMTIKDMQSVLDVPLKSGEFNRTIIKRGVNLSDLSCLPLAAGWYGTPVEENRRLIKVQCYSSKGTVNFYMKPIEGLTVLVDMDKKEVVSITDNGVNIPVANGIDTDYRYSVQKLNGEMNYLINPISLEQPKGPSFTVDGHIVKWANWEFHLKPDPRAGIIISQAKVRDTDTSEMRNVIYKGFTSELFVPYMDPTDAWYFKTYMDAGEYGFGLQAMPLDPLNDCPRNAYYMDGLFASADGTPFVQPNMICIFESYAGDIAWRHAECPITDMKVTEVRPKVTLVVRMAAAVANYDYIIDWEFQTDGLIRSKVGLSGILMVKGTTYENMNQVPDQEYLYGTLLSENIIGVIHDHYITYYLDMDIDGSDNSFIKVNIKKEETSPGESPRKSYLKAVRKVAKTEKDAQIKLQLYDPSEFHVVNPLKKTRLGNPVGYKLVPGATAASLLDHEDKAQKRAAFTNNQIWVTPYNKSEQWAGGLLVYQSRGDDTLQVWSNRDRPIENKDIVLWYTVGFHHVPSQEDYPIMPTVSASFDLKPVNFFERNPILRMRPNFQEDLPVCKAQDSA; encoded by the exons ATGGATGCTAGAAACATGTTGAGGTTCCTAGTTCTTTCATTTGGTTTAACACTAGTTTTACTTCTTACCTGGTTTCACCTTCCAACATCATTCCTTAACAAGGAAGCTCTAGACTGCAATGTCTATTCTGGGTGGTGTACCTCTAAGAACCGTTTCCAATCTTCAAATCCAATCAACAAACCAACATTCTCCACTCATAACCGAAAACAGCGACACGAATCCGATGTTCCTCGCCATCCTTTAGATCCTTTAACCATCCAAGAATTCAACGAGGTTCGCACGATTCTCGCTACACACCCTCTCTTTAAGTCCTCAAACAGTTACACTCTCAATTCCGTTGTTTTAGATGAACCGGAGAAAGAACTTGTCCTCAAATGGAGAAAGGGTCAACCGCTACTTCCTAGGAAAGTTTCTGTGGTTGCACTTGTGAAAGGTATTGCTCATACTCTTATTGTTGACCTTAGCAGAAGCCAAGTAACAAATGAAACAAGGTCACCTTCTTCTGGATACCCTACCATGACAATCAAGGATATGCAAAGTGTACTTGATGTTCCGTTGAAGAGCGGCGAGTTCAACCGCACGATCATTAAACGCGGTGTCAATTTATCAGACCTGTCATGCCTTCCACTCGCTGCAGGGTGGTATGGAACACCGGTCGAAGAGAATAGACGTTTGATTAAGGTGCAGTGTTACTCAAGCAAAGGAACTGTGAACTTCTATATGAAACCAATAGAAGGTTTAACCGTGTTGGTTGATATGGATAAGAAGGAGGTTGTGTCCATTACAGATAATGGAGTAAACATTCCTGTTGCAAATGGTATCGACACTGATTACCGTTACTCGGTTCAGAAGCTCAACGGAGAGATGAATTACCTGATAAATCCGATATCATTGGAACAACCAAAAGGTCCAAGCTTCACAGTTGATGGACATATAGTGAAATGGGCTAATTGGGAGTTTCATTTGAAACCTGACCCTAGAGCCGGAATCATTATTTCTCAAGCCAAGGTGAGAGATACAGATACATCAGAGATGAGAAATGTTATCTACAAAGGGTTCACTTCTGAACTTTTTGTGCCTTATATGGACCCTACTGATGCATGGTATTTCAAGACATACATGGATGCTGGTGAGTACGGATTTGGCTTGCAAGCGATGCCTTTAGACCCTTTGAATGATTGTCCAAGAAATGCTTACTACATGGATGGACTATTTGCTTCTGCTGATGGAACACCCTTTGTTCAACCAAATATGATTTGCATTTTTGAGAGTTATGCCGGTGACATTGCTTGGCGTCATGCCGAGTGTCCAATCACTGACATGAAG GTGACAGAAGTGAGGCCAAAGGTAACATTGGTGGTTAGAATGGCAGCAGCAGTGGCAAACTATGACTATATCATCGATTGGGAGTTTCAAACCGATGGACTAATCCGATCCAAG GTTGGACTAAGTGGTATCTTGATGGTGAAAGGAACAACCTATGAGAACATGAACCAAGTACCAGACCAAGAGTATCTCTACGGAACACTTTTAAGCGAAAACATTATCGGCGTAATCCATGATCATTACATCACATATTACCTTGACATGGACATTGATGGCTCAGACAATTCATTCATAAAGGTAAACATAAAGAAAGAAGAAACCTCTCCAGGAGAGTCGCCGAGAAAGAGTTACCTGAAAGCTGTGAGAAAAGTGGCTAAGACAGAAAAAGATGCTCAAATAAAGCTTCAACTATATGATCCATCTGAATTTCATGTGGTGAACCCTTTGAAGAAAACAAGGCTAGGGAACCCTGTTGGGTACAAATTGGTTCCGGGTGCTACAGCAGCTAGTTTACTTGATCATGAAGATAAAGCTCAAAAGAGAGCAGCTTTTACAAATAATCAAATATGGGTTACTCCTTATAACAAAAGTGAGCAATGGGCTGGTGGATTACTTGTTTACCAGAGCCGAGGCGATGATACTCTTCAAGTGTGGTCGAACAG GGATCGACCAATTGAGAATAAGGACATTGTGTTGTGGTACACAGTAGGGTTCCATCATGTACCAAGTCAAGAGGACTACCCTATAATGCCTACTGTATCTGCAAGTTTCGACCTGAAGCCTGTGAATTTCTTTGAAAGAAATCCGATCCTGAGAATGCGGCCAAATTTCCAAGAGGATTTACCTGTTTGCAAGGCACAAGATTCAGCTTGA
- the LOC127083440 gene encoding clathrin coat assembly protein AP180 → MPSKLRKAIGAVKDQTSISLAKVTHAANLEVIILKATTHDKNPIEERYVNEIVNVVSSNKAYAAACAQCIGKRIGKTRNWVVALKSLMIVLRIFQDGDPYFPREVFHSMKRGAKILNLSSFKDDSNSSPWDYTAFIRTFALYLDERLDCFLTGKLQRRFQYNNRFFEKNQRNEPGIKEMKPTLILNRISYWQRLLDRAMGTRPTGSAKNSRLVQISLYAVVQESFDLYKDINDGLGVVLDNFFNLPLSACVAAFNACVKSYKQFDELAAFYIFCVSIGIGRSYEYPCVQKVSEELMETLQAFLKDQASFHTNNNGSKHLIISAHKNSVGSCSSQDELGVERCGTLERFFETGSEFGSQCTSLEDLMCATDAAGSSHGSMEHDVYSEVSDEDEKQSSQFDDEFVSANGSASVRSLTMERNSRSSFDIISFDDMNQDQVQQNQTNEGGSNFKDSSKDCWEIVLAKTVTNETSSPSPKLDTGFDPFLSFFDQALVPAPQQKYNPFLEDSGTLAPLAATTTNSDFDDVFNLSLSPTFKAATTSQNFNADDPFASSFSNSITNLDLLFGDINQTDTTVAPTFQPQSSSLQMIVAPTFEAQDSFKNVSKPTFEAQNSNVNYILESPTYTVENPNTCIIPFDPCNSFNNSTVAPTFSANGGNETTLATEVEDDPFGPWPSTAMTNDQTSNVSSMQDQTLRRFQQLWLEQQNKIIARRMT, encoded by the coding sequence ATGCCAAGCAAACTAAGGAAAGCAATTGGAGCAGTAAAAGACCAAACAAGCATTAGCCTAGCAAAGGTAACACATGCTGCAAATCTTGAGGTAATAATTCTTAAAGCAACAACACATGATAAAAATCCAATCGAAGAGCGCTACGTGAACGAAATCGTTAACGTagtttcttccaacaaagcttATGCTGCAGCATGTGCACAATGTATAGGCAAAAGAATAGGCAAAACCAGAAACTGGGTTGTTGCACTCAAATCTCTTATGATTGTCCTTAGAATATTCCAAGATGGTGATCCATATTTTCCTAGAGAAGTTTTTCATTCAATGAAAAGGGGTGCAAAAATTCTCAACCTTTCAAGTTTCAAAGATGATTCGAATTCTAGTCCTTGGGACTACACCGCGTTTATCAGAACGTTTGCGTTGTACCTTGATGAACGGTTAGATTGTTTCCTAACGGGAAAACTTCAAAGGCGATTCCAGTATAATAACCGATTTTTTGAGAAGAATCAAAGGAATGAACCTGGTATTAAAGAGATGAAGCCTACATTGATTCTTAATAGAATCAGTTATTGGCAAAGGCTGTTGGATAGAGCTATGGGGACAAGGCCAACCGGTTCGGCGAAGAACAGTCGTTTGGTTCAGATTTCTCTCTATGCTGTTGTGCAAGAAAGTTTTGATCTTTACAAAGATATCAATGATGGGCTTGGTGTTGTTTTGGATAATTTCTTCAATTTACCACTTTCAGCTTGTGTTGCTGCATTCAATGCATGTGTTAAATCATATAAACAGTTCGATGAGTTAGCTGcattttatattttttgtgtaAGCATTGGAATTGGTAGATCCTATGAGTATCCATGTGTGCAGAAAGTTTCTGAAGAGCTTATGGAAACATTACAAGCTTTCTTGAAGGATCAAGCTTCGTTTCATACGAATAACAACGGTTCCAAACATTTAATTATTTCTGCACACAAAAACTCTGTAGGTTCATGTTCATCTCAAGACGAATTAGGTGTTGAAAGATGTGGAACACTTGAAAGGTTTTTCGAAACTGGTTCCGAGTTTGGATCTCAATGTACATCATTGGAAGATTTAATGTGCGCTACCGATGCGGCCGGGAGTTCGCACGGATCGATGGAGCACGACGTGTATTCCGAGGTATCCGATGAAGACGAGAAACAATCATCACAATTTGATGATGAGTTTGTTAGTGCTAATGGTTCGGCTTCGGTTAGATCGTTGACGATGGAGCGAAATTCAAGGTCCAGTTTCGATATAATAAGTTTTGATGACATGAATCAAGATCAAGTGCAACAGAATCAAACAAATGAAGGAGGTTCCAATTTCAAGGATAGTTCTAAAGATTGTtgggaaatagtgttggcaaagACAGTAACTAATGAAACATCATCACCATCACCTAAATTGGATACTGGTTTTGACCCTTTTCTCAGTTTCTTTGATCAAGCTTTAGTACCTGCACCTCAACAAAAATACAATCCATTCCTTGAAGACAGTGGAACTTTAGCCCCTCTTGCAGCCACAACAACCAATTCCGATTTTGACGATGTTTTCAACTTATCACTATCACCAACCTTTAAGGCAGCAACAACATCACAAAACTTCAATGCTGATGACCCTTTTGCATCATCTTTCTCCAATTCCATAACAAATTTGGATCTTCTTTTCGGCGACATAAATCAAACCGATACAACCGTTGCACCAACCTTTCAGCCTCAAAGTTCTTCTTTGCAGATGATTGTAGCACCAACCTTTGAGGCTCAAGATTCTTTCAAGAATGTTTCAAAACCAACTTTCGAAGCGCAGAATTCAAATGTCAATTACATATTAGAATCACCAACGTACACCGTCGAGAATCCTAATACTTGTATTATTCCTTTTGATCCATGTAATAGTTTTAACAATTCAACAGTGGCACCAACATTTAGTGCAAATGGTGGCAATGAAACAACATTGGCAACAGAAGTAGAAGATGATCCTTTTGGACCATGGCCTAGTACTGCAATGACAAATGATCAAACATCTAATGTGTCATCAATGCAAGATCAAACTTTGCGGAGGTTTCAACAACTGTGGTTGGAACAACAAAACAAGATTATAGCAAGGCGTATGACTTGA